One genomic segment of Acinetobacter oleivorans DR1 includes these proteins:
- a CDS encoding LpxL/LpxP family acyltransferase, which yields MTDSASPKWNDIKERGGMLPLMLVLWFYRFGGRWLCKLVMYFVIMWYWLFAATARQASLLYLQKLHHFAGSQSPFSHQPNWTNSYAHFMQFGECILDKIEGWLGNIPEQELQVFGHDNFSQHYQKGALIIVSHFGNIELLRAIKSEHPQKINVLVYQKHATKFNEFLKKINDKADVCLLSVDELGIETAMLLQDKMQQGEWVIVAADRVPVQSDRVQHVDFLGESAAFPQGAWILANLLKVPVIAVFCYRVQQQFQVHIHSIAEQINLPRANRIESMQTITKTYVAVLEQHCLRAPYQWFNFYNFWTK from the coding sequence ATGACAGATTCAGCTTCACCAAAATGGAACGACATTAAAGAGCGAGGCGGTATGTTGCCCCTTATGCTCGTGTTGTGGTTTTACCGTTTTGGTGGACGTTGGTTATGCAAGTTGGTGATGTACTTCGTTATTATGTGGTACTGGTTATTTGCTGCCACTGCACGACAGGCTTCCTTACTTTATTTACAAAAACTGCATCATTTTGCTGGATCACAGTCGCCTTTTAGCCACCAACCAAATTGGACAAATAGCTATGCGCATTTCATGCAATTTGGCGAATGTATTTTAGATAAGATTGAGGGTTGGCTAGGTAATATTCCTGAGCAGGAACTGCAAGTTTTTGGGCACGATAACTTCTCTCAGCATTATCAAAAAGGTGCTCTGATTATTGTCTCTCACTTTGGCAATATTGAGTTGCTTCGAGCCATTAAGTCAGAGCATCCGCAGAAAATTAATGTGCTGGTTTACCAAAAGCATGCGACAAAATTTAATGAGTTTTTGAAAAAAATAAATGATAAGGCCGATGTTTGTCTTTTATCAGTTGATGAGCTGGGTATTGAAACTGCCATGCTATTGCAAGACAAAATGCAGCAAGGCGAGTGGGTCATTGTGGCGGCAGATCGAGTGCCTGTGCAGTCAGATCGTGTACAGCATGTTGATTTTTTAGGAGAGTCAGCAGCTTTCCCACAAGGTGCATGGATTTTAGCAAATTTACTCAAAGTGCCTGTTATTGCGGTGTTTTGCTATCGAGTACAACAGCAGTTTCAAGTGCATATTCATTCAATTGCTGAACAGATCAATTTACCTCGTGCTAATCGTATTGAAAGTATGCAAACCATCACTAAAACCTACGTTGCCGTACTAGAACAGCATTGTCTGCGTGCCCCTTATCAATGGTTTAATTTTTATAATTTTTGGACGAAATAA
- a CDS encoding glycosyltransferase family 2 protein — MQSNYGFVVPVYNHPHYLADLISYLDSFHLPIVLVNDGSDDACSQILKALAEQYSQIHLIEHEVNKGKGQAVMTGLRAAYELGLSHALQLDSDGQHCWDDIPKFIEQSRQHPDAMVIGQPYFDASIPKKRLYGRYITHFWVWLNSLSFEIKDSMCGFRVYPLESTVKVLNSAKFQPRMGFDSEILVRLKWENTPFINVPTPVVYPEQGISHFHAWRDNLGLSKAHATLFMGMLIRLPKLLKQKLQG, encoded by the coding sequence ATGCAGTCCAATTACGGCTTTGTTGTTCCGGTTTATAATCATCCACATTATTTAGCAGATTTGATTTCTTATCTGGACAGTTTTCATCTACCGATAGTGTTGGTCAATGATGGTAGTGATGATGCGTGTAGCCAAATTTTAAAAGCATTGGCCGAGCAATATTCCCAAATTCACTTAATTGAACATGAGGTGAATAAAGGTAAGGGACAAGCCGTAATGACTGGTTTACGTGCAGCCTATGAGCTTGGTTTAAGCCATGCATTACAACTCGATTCAGATGGTCAACACTGCTGGGATGACATTCCAAAATTTATTGAGCAGTCTCGACAACATCCAGATGCAATGGTAATTGGTCAGCCATACTTCGATGCCTCTATTCCCAAAAAGCGCTTATATGGCCGTTACATTACTCATTTTTGGGTTTGGTTAAACAGTTTGTCTTTTGAAATTAAAGACAGCATGTGCGGGTTTCGCGTGTATCCGCTCGAGAGCACAGTAAAGGTGTTAAATAGTGCTAAATTTCAGCCGCGTATGGGCTTTGATAGTGAAATTTTAGTGCGTTTAAAATGGGAAAATACCCCTTTTATTAATGTCCCGACACCTGTGGTTTATCCAGAGCAGGGTATTTCTCATTTTCATGCTTGGCGAGATAACTTAGGTCTGAGTAAAGCACATGCAACTTTGTTCATGGGCATGCTGATTCGCCTACCGAAGCTGTTAAAGCAAAAACTGCAAGGTTAA
- a CDS encoding AMP-binding protein, producing the protein MYCHFQKFIDSAQPLCIDDALHSTSFNYFWQDVALQATAIAQMENLTWALWEADSYEFLVLFFAALLAKKQVLLPPNRVRELEQDFAAQQVYFLKRQNTEKVVPSSLTLDDAFLEQAQLYFYTSGSTGEPKKIPRTLKQLLNEVQGLSQSFSFDEHAIGIATVSHQHIYGLLFKLLLPLATGRSFYVPQMAFPEDVVQAQKQLETLGLSNYLISSPALLKRWTTDVILQHCQMVFSSGGKLESGVRPFLNRPIIEVLGSSETGGIAHRAKDEDAWIAFSNVAIRIEEQQLMVKSNHAYEDDWISTGDGAAWTDATCQTFKLMGRTDRIVKLEEKRLSLDAIEQSIQALDVVKHCHVLVLEHEQRQILGCIVVLTEQAREQLQQHGKSAFVSHLKQQLKDSLETIAIPRQWRFLSQLPQNTQSKLNKNYLKTLFKPMLQPVVLSQSQNSDDYIWELEFPPELACFKGHFPTQPIYPGVGQIGFLQHFAKSIWSDLSWCQGYEQLKFQNLIRPYAVVQLKLARKEHKVSFELRDSEQILASGRLLFALQTEVED; encoded by the coding sequence ATGTATTGCCATTTTCAGAAATTCATCGATTCAGCTCAGCCACTTTGTATAGACGATGCTCTGCACTCGACCAGTTTTAATTACTTTTGGCAGGATGTGGCCTTACAAGCTACTGCAATTGCTCAAATGGAAAATCTAACTTGGGCTTTATGGGAAGCGGATAGCTATGAATTTCTGGTTTTATTCTTTGCTGCTTTGCTAGCGAAAAAACAAGTACTTTTACCACCAAATCGAGTACGTGAATTAGAACAGGATTTTGCAGCACAGCAGGTTTATTTTTTAAAGCGCCAAAATACTGAAAAAGTTGTTCCTTCATCTTTAACCTTAGACGATGCTTTTTTAGAGCAGGCGCAACTCTATTTTTATACATCAGGTTCAACTGGTGAACCTAAAAAAATTCCAAGGACACTCAAACAATTACTCAACGAAGTCCAAGGGTTAAGTCAAAGCTTTAGTTTTGATGAACATGCAATCGGGATTGCAACGGTCAGTCATCAACATATTTATGGATTACTGTTTAAATTACTGCTACCACTTGCTACTGGTCGAAGTTTTTATGTGCCTCAAATGGCATTCCCAGAAGATGTGGTACAAGCTCAAAAACAATTAGAAACGTTGGGATTAAGCAATTATTTGATCTCAAGTCCTGCATTATTAAAACGTTGGACAACCGATGTCATTTTACAACACTGCCAAATGGTCTTTAGTTCTGGTGGCAAGCTAGAAAGTGGTGTTCGCCCTTTCTTAAATCGTCCGATTATTGAAGTTTTGGGAAGTTCGGAAACTGGTGGTATTGCCCATCGTGCTAAAGATGAAGATGCTTGGATTGCATTTAGTAATGTGGCTATTCGGATTGAAGAGCAACAGCTTATGGTCAAGAGTAATCATGCCTATGAGGATGATTGGATTAGCACAGGTGATGGCGCTGCATGGACCGATGCAACATGTCAGACCTTTAAGTTGATGGGGCGTACAGATCGAATTGTAAAACTTGAAGAAAAGCGCTTGAGTCTAGACGCGATTGAGCAAAGTATTCAGGCTCTAGATGTCGTAAAACACTGTCATGTATTGGTACTTGAGCATGAGCAACGTCAAATATTGGGTTGTATTGTTGTTCTGACAGAACAAGCTCGTGAGCAATTACAACAGCACGGTAAGTCCGCTTTTGTCAGCCATTTAAAACAACAATTAAAAGACAGCTTGGAAACAATCGCGATTCCTCGTCAATGGCGTTTCCTTAGCCAGTTACCACAAAATACTCAGTCCAAACTCAATAAAAACTATTTGAAAACTCTATTTAAGCCTATGTTACAACCCGTGGTGCTGTCACAGTCTCAAAATTCAGATGACTACATTTGGGAGTTGGAATTTCCACCTGAATTAGCATGTTTTAAAGGGCATTTCCCAACACAACCGATTTATCCTGGGGTTGGGCAAATAGGCTTTTTACAACATTTTGCTAAATCAATTTGGTCTGATTTGAGCTGGTGTCAGGGGTATGAGCAGTTAAAATTTCAAAACCTGATTCGTCCGTATGCCGTGGTACAACTCAAGCTTGCTCGAAAAGAGCATAAAGTGAGTTTTGAACTACGTGATTCAGAACAGATTCTGGCTTCAGGGCGATTATTATTTGCCTTGCAAACAGAAGTAGAGGATTAA
- a CDS encoding COG4648 family protein: MKFILKGIITALFVLYPFIVGWSLTHGQFIWVSLLLIGLGVVRLFGKGNSLLWPLTGFAIVCGSLSLLSHNHAWLKLYPVGMSLGALIIFSLTLIKPPSMIERFARLVEPDLPDSGVQWTRQVTKVWCVFFFCNALIALSTVLFTSTQVWVIYNGFISYVLMGILFLGEFILRKRHQRLHSSNH; this comes from the coding sequence ATGAAGTTTATTCTTAAAGGGATAATAACAGCACTTTTTGTGCTGTATCCCTTTATTGTGGGTTGGAGTTTGACACACGGTCAATTCATTTGGGTAAGCCTATTACTCATCGGGTTGGGTGTCGTCAGACTTTTTGGTAAAGGTAACTCTTTATTATGGCCTTTAACCGGTTTTGCTATTGTTTGTGGCAGTCTGAGCTTATTGTCACATAATCATGCGTGGTTAAAGTTATATCCAGTTGGTATGAGTTTAGGCGCATTAATTATTTTTTCGCTGACACTCATCAAGCCGCCGTCTATGATTGAGCGCTTTGCCCGACTCGTTGAACCTGATTTACCTGATTCTGGGGTGCAGTGGACCAGACAGGTGACTAAAGTTTGGTGTGTTTTCTTTTTTTGTAATGCACTGATTGCGTTAAGCACTGTGCTTTTTACCTCAACTCAGGTTTGGGTCATTTATAATGGCTTTATTTCTTATGTGCTGATGGGCATTTTGTTCCTTGGTGAATTTATTTTGCGTAAGCGACATCAGCGTTTACATTCTTCAAATCATTAA
- a CDS encoding acyl carrier protein, which translates to MMMLSQEQVLTKLREWMEDLFEIEPESVQLDSNLYSDLDVDSIDAVDLVVKIKELTGKQVKPEDFKNVRTVLDVVTVIQNMTAE; encoded by the coding sequence GTGATGATGTTATCTCAAGAGCAAGTATTAACTAAACTCCGTGAATGGATGGAAGATTTGTTTGAAATTGAACCGGAGTCTGTTCAACTCGATTCGAACCTTTATTCAGACCTTGATGTCGATAGTATTGATGCGGTTGATTTAGTTGTAAAAATTAAAGAGTTAACAGGTAAGCAAGTAAAGCCTGAAGACTTTAAAAATGTGAGAACCGTACTTGATGTTGTGACGGTTATTCAGAACATGACTGCTGAATGA
- a CDS encoding phosphopantetheine-binding protein gives MSNLADELKQMIIDVLALEDITIADIDTEAPLFGEGLGLDSIDALELGLALKKRYNIHLNAESDETKQHFKSIQSLVALVEAQQKS, from the coding sequence ATGAGCAATCTTGCTGATGAACTAAAGCAAATGATTATTGATGTTTTGGCACTTGAAGATATCACTATTGCGGATATTGATACAGAAGCGCCACTATTTGGAGAAGGTTTAGGATTAGACTCGATTGATGCACTTGAGTTGGGACTAGCTTTGAAAAAGCGTTACAACATTCATTTAAATGCAGAGTCGGATGAAACCAAACAGCATTTTAAATCAATCCAGAGTTTGGTTGCTTTAGTTGAAGCACAACAGAAGTCATAA
- a CDS encoding lysophospholipid acyltransferase family protein, with the protein MEQMLNLKNLKQKSNYCWRVAATGFSFASFGLGGIAIASVIAPVLNATTSDSEERQQRAQNVIKHSFKGFTEMMVKLGIMTYSVEGLEKLQNSRQELVIANHPTLIDVVVLIGMMQQANCVVKQSLWSNPFTKGPVQSAGYILNAGSQQFVEDCVKRLKENNAASLLIFPEGTRTEKGMTLNEFQRGAANIAIRANVPIRPVIITCTPSTLTKNEKWYHVPSQPFHIEVKVLDAVQVSDLLDDLTVGPKQVRQLSRSFYKIFDEELS; encoded by the coding sequence GTGGAACAAATGCTAAATCTTAAAAACCTCAAGCAAAAAAGTAATTATTGCTGGCGTGTGGCTGCTACTGGTTTTAGTTTTGCCAGTTTTGGACTGGGTGGTATAGCCATTGCCTCAGTGATTGCACCAGTACTAAATGCGACAACCTCTGATTCTGAAGAGCGTCAGCAGCGTGCACAAAATGTGATTAAACATAGTTTTAAAGGCTTTACCGAAATGATGGTCAAACTTGGCATCATGACTTATTCGGTAGAAGGCTTGGAAAAGCTACAAAATAGTCGTCAAGAGTTGGTGATTGCCAATCATCCGACTTTGATTGATGTTGTAGTACTAATTGGTATGATGCAGCAGGCTAATTGTGTTGTGAAGCAGTCTCTTTGGTCGAACCCATTTACCAAAGGACCCGTACAAAGCGCAGGCTATATTTTAAATGCAGGTTCTCAGCAGTTTGTTGAAGACTGTGTAAAGCGTCTAAAAGAAAACAATGCGGCTTCTCTTTTAATTTTTCCGGAAGGAACGCGCACTGAAAAAGGGATGACCCTCAACGAATTTCAGCGAGGCGCAGCCAATATTGCCATTCGCGCAAATGTACCAATTCGTCCAGTAATTATTACCTGCACACCATCCACATTAACCAAGAATGAAAAATGGTACCACGTACCATCTCAACCATTTCATATCGAGGTCAAGGTTTTAGATGCAGTGCAAGTATCAGATTTGTTAGACGATTTAACAGTAGGACCTAAACAAGTTCGTCAGTTAAGTCGTAGTTTTTATAAAATTTTTGATGAAGAGTTATCTTGA
- a CDS encoding beta-ketoacyl synthase chain length factor has translation MVTLHLAQLIFTHAQPSYAALDCIPAMQRRRLSPLAKLALNSAIGALDGNKADYIVWVSKYGDEAKTLNILKDVLNEQTPSPTQFSTSVHNAISGLYSILCHDDTPSTSLSCSWTESLIEVYALLKSMTDIKRVLVVAYDEPLPNIYAEAVDFPAYAMAAVVTLEQPNLQITAWMHTDEADAPAFAHFWQDADQLTSAFGWNKC, from the coding sequence ATGGTAACATTACATCTTGCTCAGCTTATATTTACACATGCTCAGCCCTCCTACGCAGCTCTCGACTGCATCCCCGCGATGCAGCGTAGACGGTTATCGCCTTTAGCTAAACTTGCTTTAAATAGCGCGATCGGTGCATTAGATGGTAATAAAGCCGATTATATTGTTTGGGTGTCAAAATATGGTGATGAGGCCAAAACTTTAAATATCTTAAAAGATGTTTTAAATGAACAAACTCCATCACCTACACAATTTTCAACGTCTGTTCATAATGCAATTTCTGGGCTTTATTCTATTTTATGTCATGATGATACTCCCTCTACAAGCTTAAGCTGTTCATGGACTGAAAGTTTGATTGAGGTGTATGCACTTTTAAAGTCAATGACTGATATCAAGCGAGTCTTAGTCGTTGCTTATGATGAGCCATTACCTAATATTTATGCTGAGGCAGTCGATTTTCCTGCTTATGCTATGGCTGCTGTCGTTACTCTAGAGCAACCTAATTTACAAATTACTGCGTGGATGCATACAGATGAAGCAGATGCTCCTGCTTTTGCTCATTTTTGGCAGGATGCTGACCAGTTAACATCTGCATTTGGGTGGAACAAATGCTAA
- the der gene encoding ribosome biogenesis GTPase Der, translating to MKPVIALIGRPNVGKSTLFNQITKSRDALVADFAGLTRDRKYGDATYQNKSFIVVDTGGIGENEGGIDNYMAEQSKTAINEADIIIFVVDARAGLLASDEQIARELRTLGKKIYLVANKVDGVHAEAALVEFYKLGMGEPLQVAASHGRGVQQMLEDVLENVPEDESEEEHDKATGLRLAIIGRPNVGKSTLVNRLLGEDRVVAFDQPGTTRDSIYIPFERDGRQYTLIDTAGVRRKGKVEEMIEKFSIVKTLQAIKDAHVVVVVLDAREGVVEQDLHLIGYALEAGRAMMIAINKWDNMTEYDRKQCKLDVDRRFDFIPWAKVHLISALHGTGVGDMYPTIHRAYDSSHLKVSPAKLTQILNDATDAHQPPMVSGKRIKMRYAHMGGQNPPTIVIHGNKVDKTPADYRRYLENVFRKVYKLEGTPVRIDFKTSENPFEGRKSQIDERTAARRRRYIQKFKKAEKKFNR from the coding sequence ATGAAACCCGTTATTGCGCTCATTGGTCGTCCGAATGTCGGAAAATCAACGTTATTTAACCAGATTACCAAGAGTCGTGATGCACTTGTAGCCGACTTCGCGGGCCTGACTCGTGACCGTAAATATGGTGATGCGACTTATCAGAATAAGTCTTTCATTGTCGTTGATACTGGCGGTATTGGTGAAAATGAGGGCGGTATTGATAACTACATGGCCGAGCAGTCAAAAACAGCAATCAATGAAGCAGATATCATTATTTTTGTGGTTGATGCTCGTGCTGGTTTATTGGCTTCTGATGAGCAAATTGCCCGTGAACTACGTACTTTGGGCAAGAAAATTTATCTTGTTGCGAACAAGGTAGATGGCGTTCATGCAGAAGCGGCTTTGGTTGAATTCTACAAGCTTGGTATGGGGGAACCTTTACAAGTTGCTGCCAGCCATGGTCGTGGCGTGCAGCAAATGCTTGAAGATGTTCTTGAGAATGTTCCTGAAGACGAAAGTGAAGAAGAACATGACAAAGCAACAGGTTTACGTTTAGCTATTATTGGTCGTCCAAATGTTGGTAAATCTACCTTGGTCAATCGATTACTTGGCGAAGATCGTGTAGTAGCATTTGACCAACCTGGTACAACCCGCGATTCGATTTATATTCCTTTTGAACGTGATGGTCGTCAATACACATTAATTGACACAGCTGGTGTGCGTCGTAAGGGTAAAGTAGAAGAAATGATTGAGAAATTCTCAATTGTGAAAACGCTACAAGCAATTAAAGATGCACATGTGGTTGTGGTAGTTCTCGATGCTCGTGAAGGGGTTGTTGAGCAAGATTTACATTTAATTGGTTATGCGCTTGAAGCTGGGCGTGCCATGATGATCGCCATTAATAAATGGGATAACATGACCGAATATGATCGCAAACAATGTAAATTGGATGTTGATCGTCGTTTTGACTTTATTCCATGGGCGAAAGTACATCTTATTTCGGCATTGCATGGTACGGGTGTAGGGGATATGTACCCAACTATTCACCGTGCTTATGACTCATCGCATTTAAAAGTTTCACCTGCGAAATTAACCCAAATTTTGAATGATGCTACAGATGCACATCAACCGCCAATGGTGAGTGGGAAACGTATTAAAATGCGTTACGCGCATATGGGTGGACAGAACCCACCAACGATTGTGATCCATGGTAATAAGGTTGATAAGACTCCTGCGGATTATCGTCGTTACTTAGAAAACGTGTTCCGTAAAGTATATAAACTTGAAGGTACACCAGTTCGTATTGACTTTAAAACTTCTGAAAACCCGTTTGAAGGTCGTAAGAGTCAAATTGATGAACGTACTGCTGCGCGTCGTCGTCGCTACATTCAGAAATTTAAAAAAGCAGAGAAAAAATTTAATCGTTAA